A window of Exiguobacterium sp. FSL W8-0210 contains these coding sequences:
- a CDS encoding HAMP domain-containing sensor histidine kinase, which yields MKLRQVITENFVLLLVPALLVLFLILYAFIQSNLYENAVESVQKLSREAELYTMNYLASEETDSLADTAVPIASYLADRFDARVQLFGPNAELLADSERDQLPLLAGDIDQALKGKSSYLFLKETDVPVLFFSSPLYGKTDVIGSVRFLVDLRTEAELLRQFTYVFTGVFLMLIVIVVWTARRMAKTLIGPIDDLRSVSHALTKGHYAHALPAYPYEELNRLAADFSTLADAIQHNIGQLEQQRSDQQTFINHITHELRTPMTAIMGYVELIPKLPPDEAAHCYHYIEVESQRLLRLVSHNLEQAKQQRNERHVTSTMFALDTLLEDTLFIMQLRLDGQGIQVKQDVPSIYVLGQPDQTKQILLNLLENAVKYSDAMTVTFSGVSTDTTLRLIMADDGIGVDPAVLAEWEKEQHSLTTASGNGLGLPLCRRLMQEQGGDFALESDVSGTRITLTFRLANQT from the coding sequence ATGAAGCTACGCCAAGTCATTACGGAAAACTTCGTCTTGCTCCTCGTTCCGGCACTGCTCGTCCTCTTCTTGATTCTTTATGCCTTCATCCAATCGAACCTATATGAGAACGCCGTCGAGTCCGTCCAAAAACTGAGTCGGGAAGCGGAACTCTACACGATGAACTACCTTGCAAGTGAAGAGACGGACTCGCTCGCCGATACGGCAGTTCCGATCGCTTCCTATCTCGCGGACCGCTTCGACGCGCGCGTTCAACTGTTTGGACCAAACGCGGAACTGCTCGCCGATTCCGAACGCGATCAATTACCGCTCCTCGCGGGAGATATCGATCAAGCCCTAAAAGGAAAATCGAGTTATCTGTTCCTGAAGGAGACCGATGTCCCGGTGCTGTTCTTCTCAAGCCCGCTGTACGGTAAGACAGACGTCATCGGTTCGGTCCGTTTTCTCGTCGATCTACGGACGGAAGCCGAACTGCTGCGGCAATTCACCTATGTCTTCACGGGCGTGTTTCTGATGTTGATCGTAATCGTCGTCTGGACGGCGCGTCGGATGGCAAAGACGTTGATCGGGCCAATCGATGATTTACGGAGTGTCTCGCATGCCTTGACGAAAGGGCACTATGCGCACGCGTTACCGGCCTATCCATACGAGGAACTGAACAGACTAGCGGCAGACTTCTCGACGCTTGCAGACGCGATCCAGCACAACATCGGGCAGCTCGAACAACAGCGAAGCGACCAACAAACGTTCATCAATCACATCACCCATGAACTTCGGACACCGATGACGGCCATCATGGGCTATGTCGAGTTGATTCCGAAGCTGCCGCCAGACGAAGCGGCACATTGTTATCACTACATCGAGGTCGAGAGCCAGCGCTTATTGCGACTCGTCTCGCATAATCTCGAACAGGCGAAACAACAACGGAACGAACGTCACGTGACGTCGACGATGTTCGCGCTCGATACCTTGCTCGAAGATACCTTATTCATCATGCAGTTGCGTCTCGATGGACAAGGAATTCAAGTTAAGCAGGATGTTCCGTCGATCTACGTGCTCGGGCAACCGGACCAGACGAAACAAATCTTGTTGAATCTTCTCGAGAATGCCGTCAAATACAGTGACGCGATGACAGTGACGTTTTCGGGCGTCAGTACGGATACGACCCTCCGACTTATCATGGCGGATGACGGAATCGGCGTTGATCCAGCGGTGCTTGCCGAATGGGAGAAGGAGCAACATAGTCTGACGACGGCGAGTGGAAATGGACTCGGTCTACCGCTCTGCCGACGGCTGATGCAGGAACAAGGTGGCGATTTTGCACTTGAAAGCGATGTAAGCGGAACACGTATCACATTGACCTTCCGGTTAGCGAATCAGACATGA
- a CDS encoding response regulator transcription factor: protein MHILVIDDEASIRHLVKLQLELDGQTVETAADGAAALALQATQPFDLIVLDLMLPDTTGFDLIPKLRKTTPDLPILMLTARDQMNDKIIGLQLGADDYMTKPFNGTELVLRVKNLLKRTKTVAPPVPVVTDPFLSVDPEERVIRLDGHPLPLTYREYALLALFLTHPKRVFERDELLEQVWGFDFSGQTRAVDIMVQRLRKKLGAQGERIKTIYGVGYKWIDA, encoded by the coding sequence ATGCATATTCTTGTCATCGATGATGAGGCGAGCATCCGGCATCTCGTCAAACTGCAACTCGAGCTCGATGGTCAGACGGTCGAGACGGCAGCCGACGGAGCAGCAGCACTCGCCTTGCAGGCAACACAACCCTTTGATTTGATCGTCCTCGATTTGATGCTACCGGATACGACCGGTTTCGATTTGATTCCTAAGCTGCGAAAGACGACGCCTGACTTACCAATCTTGATGCTGACCGCGCGTGATCAGATGAACGATAAAATCATCGGGCTGCAGCTCGGAGCGGATGACTATATGACTAAACCGTTCAATGGAACGGAGCTCGTCTTGCGTGTCAAAAACTTATTGAAACGCACGAAGACGGTCGCGCCACCCGTACCTGTCGTGACCGATCCATTCTTATCGGTTGATCCCGAAGAACGAGTCATTCGGCTCGACGGTCACCCGTTACCACTGACGTACCGGGAGTATGCGTTGCTCGCACTCTTCCTGACGCATCCGAAACGGGTCTTCGAGCGAGATGAACTGCTCGAACAGGTCTGGGGTTTTGACTTCTCCGGTCAGACTCGTGCTGTTGATATCATGGTCCAACGCTTGCGGAAGAAACTCGGAGCGCAAGGCGAACGGATCAAGACGATTTACGGTGTCGGCTACAAGTGGATCGACGCATGA
- a CDS encoding zinc ribbon domain-containing protein has protein sequence MLRIGNGATRMKYCSTCGQAHAPHAQYCEVDGTSLDKQARPIRFEQAAHFCVGCGTQMDGRASYCPNCGHSRLIAATSEGSLVDRLPGMDDIRKKWKSQDWNVNLPLKERGRAFISRFDFSFGNPSLAIGSIAAIICFAAIVVLLFVMLGLLSDNSALDGIKTVQENVGNDFSTFGMFFFLAFVALAGLNLTSSEDLKSRFLTEVIGNDADRFSDIQKAINQLDFHIFSGHFLLSLPGLILLIGSAWLLERGGVIGIKATSWNERIERAVVFALTLSVITLVVGLFATDFGVFDLHLITGMIRIFLLAFAGVLLFQFIGQTNLSGSWQVGRIAATTLMSVYLFGVLLTSFGQVYYLNELDEMDEVEFGESASLVLLSGASPLYAMSQAGQVDFKMTVLTEEFRLGAALYGQDRLNDLQRPVEEAGEASNLSRIQGIIGNQIQNGEDPTLDPKVTRFDETVDVGLLTRFAQIANASTSFEEEQLLSSSIAPYGLIALILMFIIHIGIGFRWIRTLPNVAIYAGVFMVGGLILAYFTQTRFELQWDNDILAGVVVSTLTWWNAFMLFLFPFLGGLVGYGLNRFKDTKG, from the coding sequence ATGCTGCGGATCGGAAATGGGGCAACGCGTATGAAGTATTGTTCGACCTGTGGTCAAGCACATGCTCCACACGCCCAGTATTGCGAAGTAGACGGGACGTCGCTCGATAAGCAAGCCCGTCCGATTCGCTTCGAACAAGCTGCGCATTTTTGTGTCGGGTGTGGTACACAAATGGATGGTCGTGCGTCGTACTGTCCGAATTGTGGACATTCGCGCCTCATCGCTGCGACGTCAGAAGGCTCACTTGTAGATCGTCTTCCAGGTATGGACGACATTCGTAAGAAGTGGAAGTCGCAGGATTGGAACGTGAATCTCCCGTTGAAAGAGCGTGGACGCGCATTTATATCACGATTCGATTTCTCGTTTGGGAATCCGAGTCTTGCGATCGGTAGTATCGCTGCCATCATTTGTTTTGCTGCAATCGTCGTCTTATTGTTCGTCATGCTCGGTCTCCTCAGTGATAACTCAGCATTAGATGGAATCAAGACTGTTCAAGAAAACGTAGGGAATGACTTTAGTACGTTCGGAATGTTCTTCTTCCTTGCTTTCGTCGCCCTTGCTGGTCTAAATCTCACATCAAGTGAAGACTTGAAATCACGCTTCCTGACCGAAGTGATAGGTAACGATGCGGATCGGTTCTCTGATATTCAAAAAGCAATCAATCAACTTGATTTTCATATTTTTTCAGGGCATTTCTTACTATCCTTGCCGGGATTGATCCTATTAATCGGGAGCGCATGGTTGCTCGAACGAGGTGGTGTCATCGGAATCAAGGCGACATCGTGGAATGAACGAATTGAACGTGCCGTCGTTTTTGCCCTGACATTATCGGTGATTACATTGGTTGTCGGATTGTTTGCGACGGATTTCGGCGTTTTCGATCTACATCTGATCACAGGAATGATTCGAATTTTCCTTCTAGCGTTCGCAGGTGTTCTATTATTCCAATTCATCGGTCAAACGAATCTAAGCGGTTCTTGGCAAGTCGGACGGATCGCTGCGACAACATTGATGAGCGTTTATTTGTTCGGTGTCCTACTGACATCATTCGGACAAGTGTATTATCTAAACGAGCTCGATGAAATGGACGAAGTCGAATTTGGGGAATCGGCGAGTCTCGTTCTCTTGAGCGGTGCATCTCCGCTTTACGCGATGTCACAAGCGGGACAAGTCGATTTCAAGATGACCGTTTTGACGGAAGAATTCCGTTTAGGTGCTGCCTTATATGGCCAAGACCGTTTGAATGATCTGCAACGACCAGTGGAAGAAGCGGGAGAAGCTTCGAATCTGAGTCGAATCCAAGGAATCATCGGGAATCAGATTCAAAATGGAGAAGATCCAACGCTTGATCCGAAAGTGACACGCTTTGATGAAACGGTGGATGTTGGACTTCTGACACGATTCGCACAAATCGCGAATGCGTCCACTTCGTTTGAAGAAGAACAATTGCTTAGTTCAAGTATTGCTCCGTACGGCTTGATTGCTCTTATTCTGATGTTCATCATCCACATCGGAATCGGGTTCCGCTGGATTCGGACGTTACCGAATGTTGCGATTTATGCCGGGGTCTTTATGGTCGGTGGACTCATTTTAGCGTACTTCACACAAACGCGGTTTGAACTGCAATGGGATAACGATATCCTAGCCGGTGTCGTTGTTTCCACTTTGACATGGTGGAATGCATTCATGCTTTTCCTCTTCCCATTCCTCGGTGGATTAGTGGGATATGGGTTGAACCGCTTCAAAGATACAAAAGGATGA
- a CDS encoding zinc ribbon domain-containing protein: MMDWQSVRSRFQGMTAKELQEQAEQARREKGRLLYEIGERHYMKLRSEGHRQEIEDILAQEVLVFGALSRIDEMEVEAAQKQCKSCRTPLEPGAKFCGKCGTSVPRENEQTKVACTTCHTPQRNDQHFCTCCGSEMGQRV; encoded by the coding sequence ATGATGGATTGGCAATCAGTCAGATCACGTTTTCAAGGGATGACAGCAAAAGAATTACAGGAGCAGGCGGAGCAAGCACGACGTGAAAAAGGACGCTTGCTGTACGAAATCGGAGAGCGTCATTACATGAAGCTGCGGAGCGAAGGGCATCGTCAAGAAATCGAGGACATTCTTGCACAAGAAGTACTCGTATTCGGTGCCTTGTCACGGATTGACGAGATGGAAGTCGAAGCTGCACAAAAGCAATGTAAGTCATGCCGGACGCCACTTGAGCCAGGCGCGAAGTTTTGTGGGAAATGCGGCACGTCCGTTCCACGTGAGAACGAACAAACGAAAGTCGCCTGTACGACATGTCATACACCACAACGTAATGATCAGCATTTCTGTACATGCTGCGGATCGGAAATGGGGCAACGCGTATGA